A single window of Halococcus agarilyticus DNA harbors:
- a CDS encoding tetratricopeptide repeat protein, protein VSTSQTAQGYLKGVGHTAVGQKDYEFAEMVLASALELDDGSVTDTHFIYNTLIDACYKQRNEREDAIEECIEYCKKDIEIAQDFIDEFGEVPVIPSFKRLAIIYEKQKRYKDAIDVCNQALDLGATDGTKGGFEGRKERLRNKTE, encoded by the coding sequence TAGTGAGCACTTCACAAACAGCTCAAGGGTATCTCAAAGGAGTCGGCCACACTGCTGTTGGACAGAAGGACTACGAATTCGCTGAGATGGTTCTCGCATCTGCGCTTGAGCTCGATGATGGGTCAGTAACGGACACTCATTTCATTTACAATACCCTGATCGACGCGTGCTACAAGCAACGTAATGAGCGAGAGGATGCGATCGAGGAATGCATCGAGTACTGTAAGAAGGACATTGAGATCGCGCAGGACTTCATCGATGAATTCGGAGAGGTGCCAGTCATACCTTCATTCAAGCGCCTCGCTATCATCTATGAGAAGCAAAAGAGGTACAAGGACGCGATTGACGTCTGCAATCAAGCGCTCGATCTCGGGGCGACTGACGGTACGAAAGGGGGATTTGAGG